In the genome of Spodoptera frugiperda isolate SF20-4 chromosome 1, AGI-APGP_CSIRO_Sfru_2.0, whole genome shotgun sequence, the window tatatttaaatgggCAGGAaaattgttcaaatattttaacgaaaaaaaaaaaacgtcgtCCAAAGAAGGTTACAAAAAACAGTTTCCTTATAATTTGGAATGAGTACAAACCTTTaacgaataatatttttctaaacgtcaaagtcaaaacgCTAACGTCAAAGTCAGAGAACTGAATGGCTTGGCAACGTTTGCATATAGagtgaaataaaacattgaaagaaaaaaaagcgTGCGTTAGCGGTTGGCGTTCGCACGCGCGTCGGCGACTAGCCCGCAAGCCCGCGTTTCCCCTCAACAAAGCGAGTCGGACCGAACCGCGCCGCTCAATACACGCGACGGGCGTCGACGCTACGGTAACCAAGCTGCGTTTTTACAATACCGTTCCTATTTACAGAttcaaaaaagtattaaaactagcacgtatttatatttatttgtttacatcaAATACTGActgttatgtaggtattttatattgCTTAGGTTAATGAAAAACATTGTTgaattagtatttaattattacatttttcatgTAGGTAGCTTCATTTGTGTCTCTTGTTTTCCAAGTGTTATATTTTCCTGGTCCActttaaaatagatattatgtaagtatgtatttaattatttaaatttcaagCGAACTGTGTCATGTCACGGCCACTACTTACGTATTATTTCAGCAATATCCTTATTTGAGTGTACATAATAGGCTAAATATAGTCCTTTATCGTTGTGATAAAGTTATTCACCCTAGTACCGCCATCTTGGAACGTAAACCGCCGCGTTCCCCCGCCGCACGCCAGTCGCTCGATGAGCGCCCGCCCGTGTGTACCGTTCATTCACGAAATAAGTTGCCAACAAAGAATTGCATCACCATGCAGTTTGAATACGACCCCGAGAGGCTTATAGAAGAAGTGAGGAAACGACCTGGCATATGGAATTATGAAGATATGGAATACCGTGCCAAAACCATGAGGTACAAACTCTGGAACGAAGTGGTCACGGAACTTATGAATCCTGAGGCCAAGGTCTCGAAAAGTGAAATGAGAGAACTCGGtgagtattttattactttgatgtgcatatttattttcgaatctaagtttaagtttatttaaggTAAGAGTTAGTGACAGGTTATAGCAGCATACCGGTAAAGCCGCGCGCACCAACATCACGGAATGGACGTAAACACAGATTTGTTTTTGAAGCGTATCGCTGTGGCGCtacgatagatggcgttaggtgTTTAGACTGGCGTCGCCGACACTCGTTTTTTTAACCGTTTTACGTTTCAAATGTGTTTTTGATGGCTCTCTCCAAAGTGGTAcaatttaatgatatttatggACACTTCATCATAGATTTGCATACAGATGCAgttaatacgtttttttttttaatagctatTCAACTTAtgtcaataacatttttttttttaattttgtattatataggGTTATGGAATATTAGTAGATATCCAGAGCACTTGAGGAAGTACTATTGAAATTATGGCAATAACTCTCTTGCAGGTCATACAGAAAAGCTCATTTTATAAATTGATTctaactttgtttgtttacttttttcagAAATCCAACTACAAAAGAAATGGAAGAGCATTCGGGATTGCTTTCAAAAATACATTGCAAATCCTAATAGAACAAAGAAACCATATATTTATTCTAGACAGTTACAATTTCTATTGAAAGATCAAGAGGTATTACCGCGCAAAGAGGACGGAGGTGGAACAACTGAATCAGATGATGACAGACCAATTAAAAAGAAGAAAGTGTGGAGATCTAAGAGAAAGTTGAAATTAGTAAAAGAGGAGACTTCAGAGGAAGATAATGAGAATAGCATTAATTACGAAGGTAATGATGATTCAAGAGATTTTACTATCGACACGTCTGAAACTGGACGACCAGCGAA includes:
- the LOC118273095 gene encoding uncharacterized protein LOC118273095 encodes the protein MQFEYDPERLIEEVRKRPGIWNYEDMEYRAKTMRYKLWNEVVTELMNPEAKVSKSEMRELEIQLQKKWKSIRDCFQKYIANPNRTKKPYIYSRQLQFLLKDQEVLPRKEDGGGTTESDDDRPIKKKKVWRSKRKLKLVKEETSEEDNENSINYEGNDDSRDFTIDTSETGRPAKVPKTSKPQPQVDEFAFASVDTQIKESDDPDRMFLLSLLPHLKMIPEEFRLNVKMDMMHVLRNASYNTAREHKLI